The nucleotide sequence TTGGTACACGGCGTCAAACGGGAAGAGGTAGGGGTTCACCTGCGGCAGCCACTCCAGCAGGTTGCGGACGTGGAGCAGGAACCTGAAGATGCGAATTCCGTACACAGCGCCGAGCACAATGCCAGCACCGTGATCCTTCCAcgtctgcagcagcgcgcgCTCCCACGCCGTAGGCTTCGGAGCTGTTACCTGCGACAAGGCGACTGGCGGCGAGGCACCACCGCACGCCCTGGTCTGAACCTTCCTAGGGCGGTGCCACCCGCTGCAATATACACCCTGCTTAAGGGCGGAAGACGGTTGCAGAAAGCACGGGGAAGCCTGAAGAGAGTTGCAGTACCGCGTCGCGCTAACACATACTGCCGGCAGCAACACACTCAACGTAAGCAAGGCTCTCATGGCAGCCTTCCATCGGTAAATACCAACGAGGAAACAAATCGCAATTCTCACGTCCCGCACATCACGTCGGGGGGCCTGTTATCCCTCACAACGCTCGCCTGTCCATTTGCGCCGCCTTCCTCGCCATTGCCCACAATGGAGTCGCGGACTAGCACCACCACCTCCTCCAGCGCTGGCAGCACGCTGGAAGTCACGCGCGAGGGCAACATCGCAGGGTTCCGGGAGGAGCTCATCTACGAGACCATCAGCCTGGACGACTGCCACTACGACGAGTCCGTTCAGGTCTTCTACTACGCGTGCCCGTGCGGGGACCTGTTCGAATTCACGCTGGAGCAGCTCAAGGCAGGTGAGTGCACTCGACCACGGTCTTATCCCATGCAGGCAACCTCGTGTCGGAGTGTCCCAGCTGCTCGCTCCGGGTGCGCATGGACCTCAAGGACGGCGACCTGGACCCTTACATTGCGACCTGCTAATGGCAATACGCTAACTTCGGCGTTGTTAGTGTAGCAATTGCGCCACGTATCGGCTCGTGTAACTCTATCGCATTCCTAATTGTATTAACGTTTCCACCATGCGTCGTCACAGGGACAGCAGCTCCCGGGGGTTGCAGCTGCCCTTGGAAGCGCGGTTACGGAGGTCCGGCACCCTGTGCCTCGCTCTCTTGGCTCTGGGGTACCAGCGGATAGGTGAGCCCGTCAGGTTGAGTGACCGCCGGAAAAAGACCTCCAGGTACTCGGCGTAGTCGTCGGTCAGCAGGCGCTCGTCGTTGCAGAACAGCGCAATGCCAGGTGGCTGGCTGTGAACCTGGATGGCGTTGTTGCGTGCAGGATGTTAGCGGTGTGTACCTGGCAGACGTAGTAGATGTTCAGTCGTTTCCCATGCGTCACGGGCGGCTTCTGGAGGAAGGTCGCCTCGCGCAGAACCTCGTTCAGCAAGGCGGTGGTGAAACTCTTGGAGAACTGCGCAACAGTGTAGCCGTGGAATGTGCAATGGCAAACGTGGATACCTGTTACAACGCAGCGCTGCTTACCTGTTCGTGCGCGTTCTGGCATGCCTCCAGGACGTTGCTGACTCGCTGGGCGGTCTTGGCGGAGGTGAAGACGACATCGGCGTAGTCCAGCCAGTGCAGTTTCTCCTTCACGTAGCTAACTGCGTTCTTGTACACCGTGGGATCCTTGTCCACCAGGTCCCACTTGTTGCACACGATAACCGCGGCGCGGCTCTCCGCCCGTATCTCCTCGGCCAGCTTCACATCGTTGCGGGAGATGCCCCAGCTCGCGTCCACCACCAGCACGCACACGTCGCTCCTGCGGATTGCCTGAGAAAAGGTCAGCATATGCAGGGCCGGGCTCGGCAGCTGCCGGGGCAACTCACCCTCAGGCTGCGACCCTTGGGGAGGAAACTCCGACGGTCCTTCGACTGTAGACGCATGCCGGCGGTGTCGATCAATAGGTAACGCTGTTCCCCTAGAAGCAGTGATTAGCGAAACTTCAGGTACGAGATGTACACTACGGCATACATCCAGCAGTGCCAACTTGACACACCCGGTGTTTACTAACGACTGCCATGGTTCACATAGAAGCCATTATATGCATACACAGGGCACAACGAGGTTGTACATTAGCGCACCCATACCTCTGACAATGGGCACCTCCACCGTGTCCAGGGTGGTGCCCTCCTTCGGCGACACCAGGCAGCGTGAGCTCCCAGCCAGCAGATTCACCAGCGAAGACTTGCCGCAGTTGGGCCTGAAACATATCCAAGGTGACAACCAAGTACCAACCTCCCGACGAACGATACCACCACGTCGTGCCGCTCCTCTATAGTGCAACGCCCAAATCCGGCAACGCAACTGCAGCCAGCTTAGCGTCAATGAAGCACCACCTACTCATTGAGGAGCTCCCCGAGCCCAGTGCCGTGCAGCGCGCTCACTGGGTACGGACGGCCCAGACCCAGCCTCCAGAATTGCTGAGCAACGTGACACCGGCACCACGCCACGTACCTCAGCCAAAACGTCGCCAAAGTGGAACGACTCGCACTTGTTCACACACAGCAACACGCGCAGATTTCCCCtctttttcaaagcgtcCAGCACGAAGTCCCGCACCTCCAGGTCACCCTCGGTGAGCCCTTCCTGGCCGTCAACCACCACTATGGCCACCGACGCATGGTCCAGAGAATCTCCCACTTGGGCCTTAATCTAAGCGCACATGAGCCACTTTCCAGCCGCACTCACCGACTCGGCGTATTCACTCTCGTCCTCCAGCCCGCCGGTGTCTATTAGCCGGAAGGTGCACCCCTCCCAGTCGGCCAGCGCATATTGGCGATCCCTGACACGGAGTTACGTAGTTGGCAATGCGCACTACCTAGTGGTGCCTGGCGATTCCGACACGATGCTGCCGCGGTGGAACTGAGCGGTTATGCGAGCGAATCACGTCGCATGGCACCTCACCTGCTTGGAGATGCGATTGAAGATGGAGGATTTGCCGACATTCGGACGACCAACGATTGCAACCACAGGCTCGCATGGTGAATCTACGCGGTCATCTGGTTCCTGCAACTGAGGTTCTCCTTCTCCGGAGGGTTGGAAGTGCGCTCGTCGTACTGCAGGCCGCCGGCACGAAGCCGACCTTCCACTAAGTGCCCAGCAGCATTCTCGGCACGGCTGCAGGAACCCGTACACCACGCTGTGAGCCACAACTATCAGCGAGATGCTCAGGAATCTCATGAAATCATGACATTGAGCACCTACGGAGGCCGCAC is from Babesia bigemina genome assembly Bbig001, chromosome : IV and encodes:
- a CDS encoding -GTPase Der, whose protein sequence is MRFLSISLIVVAHSVVYGFLQPCRECCWALSGRSASCRRPAVRRAHFQPSGEGEPQLQEPDDRVDSPCEPVVAIVGRPNVGKSSIFNRISKQFHRGSIVSESPGTTRDRQYALADWEGCTFRLIDTGGLEDESEYAESIKAQVGDSLDHASVAIVVVDGQEGLTEGDLEVRDFVLDALKKRGNLRVLLCVNKCESFHFGDVLAEQFWRLGLGRPYPVSALHGTGLGELLNDCVAGFGRCTIEERHDVVVSFVGRPNCGKSSLVNLLAGSSRCLVSPKEGTTLDTVEVPIVRGEQRYLLIDTAGMRLQSKDRRSFLPKGRSLRAIRRSDVCVLVVDASWGISRNDVKLAEEIRAESRAAVIVCNKWDLVDKDPTVYKNAVSYVKEKLHWLDYADVVFTSAKTAQRVSNVLEACQNAHEQFSKSFTTALLNEVLREATFLQKPPVTHGKRLNIYYVCQVHSQPPGIALFCNDERLLTDDYAEYLEVFFRRSLNLTGSPIRWYPRAKRARHRVPDLRNRASKGSCNPRELLSL